A region of the Vigna unguiculata cultivar IT97K-499-35 chromosome 9, ASM411807v1, whole genome shotgun sequence genome:
AATAGATACATGATTGTCCTTAAATGAATGTGCTTGATTTGACCCAACTTGGCCCTATAATTACTTGGCTTAGCCTATCTTAATTTAACATTATTCAACTCTCATTCAGCTTAACTTGGGCCTAACCTTACTCAGCTTAGCCTAGGTACAACCTTATTGGAGGTCCTGACCCAACCCAAATTGACATAAGTCCAATCCAACAAATTTGTCATGGTTCTTGCTGAATCTAACTTAACTTAAATTTGACTTGACTTTAGGTTAGgtcttcaatttttaatttactctCCTAACcttttaaagtaaattattaattattaattaaatttaatataattaatctaatcaactagaaaaatattttatctcaaAATGAGTCTAAGCAATCTTAATTTGAACGAAgaactttaaaaaatgataataattaaaagtattaccaataatattacataaacatttcatccatgtaaaaaagtaaatttaatataattgaatacttctaatatgatattaaatttttttaatatcttttttataatacaatcaatttagaaaaaaatttagtcaatttagaagaaaaaataaaaatagtcgTGTACGAATTCTGTTAATCTATAATTTATTCATACAATGAACAACAAGAAAGTTGAAACTCAAATTACCTTGACAAAACCTTTTTAGGGAAAAAGGCATATTTTACGCTATATATTCACAATTAAGAGTACATTAGTAGATTAGTtttagtaaattaattttacttctTAGAATTATAATTGATTGATATAGGTGCCATTGATAATTACGTGCCATATCAGTGGATGATCACATCGTTGCATTGGTTTGCTTCTTGCACAAAAAGTTTCTTGCATACTTTGAACAAATTATGGTTAGTAAGAAAAACTAACATTTTTTGCATAAATATGAAGGTTACAAAGTTGTTCCATAATCAATATCTTCATGGTATCAGTgtctattataaatataaaatattaagcGATGACAGATAATAAGATCTTGTAAACTGACTCGATTGACCTGGATCCAAGGTCAATCATAGTTGGATTGGACAAAAGATTGAGTTGAGTTGGCTTAAGATGAATGTCAAGTCATGTCGACCTAGGTAGAACAAAGTATGTCTAGGTTAACGATTGAGTCGAGTCTCTCCGGGTTATAAGGTTGAGTCGAGTTGGTATGGAACACATGTTAAGTTGAGTTGGTTTGGGTCACATGTTGAGTAAAGTCGGTCTGAACCACAAGTCGAGCCAAGTTGTTCCAAGCCAAAAAAATTGAGCCAAGTTGGCTAAGGTTGAAGGACAAGCCAAGTCTGCCTGAATCAAAGAATCGAGTCGGGATAATTCGGGTCAAAGGTCGTACCGACTTGGCCTGAGCAGAAAAATATAGCCAAGTTGGTCTGATATGAAGGTAGAGATAAGTCGGATTACATCGAAGAATTGAGTCGAGTTGACCTAGGTTAAAGTTGAGTCGAGTTGTGTTGCTAGGTTAAATGTTGAGTTTAGTGTTCCTCAACCAAAGATTGAGCAAAGTTGGACTAGACCGAATTTTTGAGTAGAGTCGTCTTGGATCAAAGGTTGAGCCAAGTTATCTTGGGTCAAAGGTTGAGTTGAGCCTTATCGGATCAAATGTTAAACCGAGTTGTCCCCGATTGGAGAGTGAACCAAGTCGGTACCAGCTAAAGGTCGAGACTAGTCAATGCAAACCTAAATAGAGCCAATAATGCACAAATCCTAATTGAGTCAAGTTAGTCCAAAACACAGGTTGACTTAATTAAACTTTCACTGATGAATAAACATTGTTTATCTCAATGTTAAACTATATCTACATTTTTGGAcaaatttatgcatttttattttccttaaaaaatatttgtttatagtTGGATCCAATCAATTTAATGGGGtggttaaattataaaaaaaaacataaaatatataatataatagtcttgtcattaaattatatataacaatatataaagataattctctctttcaaaattctaattttactctttaaaatataatcatttattaaatttttgaaaattgactattatttttatccgttttttataaaatcgtctatctctacttcttttttaataaatataatttaattttatatattaacttaataattttataatattattatctactaatataatatcgtgtatatataaaaaatacatacacatatattaTCGCATATGTGTTTACACTGGTATTAATAAAAACCGAACACTATCTAAATttagaacataaaaaaaattcaatctggCATCATATAtgtaactattttaaaaaaacaacccCTAATacgtaaatattatttaaaatgatccCACTTTCGTAGATAACCCTCCTAAAATATCATCCGAAGAAGTTAGGTGGATTGGAATATCATCCTGGGAATGTGATTTTCATTTGTCGGTTTACTTAACCAACAACcatcataacttttattttttatttgctttttatgttttcaagtaAAGGAAAGAAGGTTATTCAAGGTTATTCAAGTTATGGCGTTCCACTACGTGAaaagaattatttataaatgaaatattaatataatatgaacTTTAccataaaaagtttaaaaattacaaatattaataaatatatctcgttttaacttaaaataatttatatttgtaacattaacgctattttacatttttatttatatataacttttataaaaaaaactattattaaaaatagtcttatgaaatatttttcttcatctGTAACTTTACTATAAGCTATTCAGATGGCTTGAGGAAGATGGAGACCACACACGTGACCACAAGGCTCTTTTAGTTGAAAAAGCAGATAAAAGGCAAAGGTATCATCATATCACATCATCACCAtgtaagattttattattacttgttaattaaaataataataataagtaaataaattaataataaaatatcaaagaataatctttcatacaaaaaaaaaaaaagttagacatatACTACCTTCAATAATTTTTGATTTTCTAAATCCCATTATCAGTTTCAGATCCAAAATCTAAAATATGGATAAAAGGATTCCAAAAATCTCATTACACCgactaaaaaaaagtatattatataGATATATGTATATCTAGATAtgatgtatttaaatttaagggtttagattttttccatttttgtgCCTACACCTTCTGTCTTGTGTCCCAACTAactttacatttcaatttcatcttctcTGACACTTTATTAGTAGTGGGTGGGAGCAAGTTCCTGAACAAAGTCAACGTCACCAAAATTCATAATCATCACAAATTCatagaaaagaaacaacaccaaaaTCTCAACACTTGATGAATTTTAATACACtgaaaaacttattttctaaTCCAGTTAACGgaggagaaaaatataaaaataaaaataaattatgtttaaatataagattaatCTACTAATTAAGTCTATAAATAATCACTCCTCctttatattttgtcaatatttcattttatttaggTATATTAAAGACTTATATAAaaccatttttaataaaagtaacatCAAGTCATTATTCAAGaaagattttattgttttttatatgaatcttaatttggtatttagacatttttttttcaaaattcatctTCATAGATATTAGCTTAATAAAAATGGTTGTTTTTCTCATAGCTCATTTAGTCCGTGTTTGGATGGAGGCTTTTGTATTGTGGTGATGACAAATTCCGTGCTTCCCTAGGTCAACACAATTGAGACAATTTTTTACGTggaaaaattttatttactaggtcaaatttaatatacttttggttaacaataatttaaataataataataatataaaattattatttaagaaaatgtatTAGAAATTTATTCTACTAATCTCTtctgtaaattttaattttatttttgtaattttaatatttttaaattaataataatttcaattttattttaatataattttcattacttaaatttaattttataacaaatttctaaaaaaataatatattggtAATCTTCTATttctatcaattaaaatatttttctaatctaTCACACCAATCacattatttacaaattttgaaaaatttctcTTCAAATACCTTCATTCATCCATTTTaattctttatccaaacaacaccaaaatatcattttcattctttcaaattcatttacttatttttcttcgTATCCACTTTCcaaatcaaacaatattttaaagagATTTAGTTTTTTAggttttgataaaatatttcttactcaatttaaaatattcataaagataaaattcaaccaaatatatGAAGAGGCACGTAGAATTTTttgtacatttttcaatatgGATGTGAGCTCTCCATCCATGTGGATTTACTCAAATAATCTAGTAAAATCCTTGGTGAAATTTTGCACAATCTTAAAAGCCATGTAGATGTAGCCACAATTTTTATGGTCAAAATTCTAGGACAATTTTTGATAGGTGTCTTCATACCCATGTAAAAGCAACCATATGCTTGTagttattcattgttttattttattttttatgagtaTGTCTCACACTATCGTGGAAGTAGTCACACCCTTGTGACAAAATATTTAGCGTAAAGTGCACACCTATATTAGTAGATAATGATTTCTAATGTTGATAATACAAAGAGTTAGTAAatcaaaataactttaattcaAGTTTTAAAAAGATCATTGACACAATATAATCTTTTAGTGAATTCTCTTTATTAGATATAAGAAATGAACAATCCCtataacataaaataagaataagtaTGAGTTATTATAGAAATATGATGTTAGGTTAAAATCATATACACATCCACGTATGAATTCTTATTAGAGTAGTAACAAGATCGTACGATGTTtaatttaacaaagaaaaaaggtGTATTATAGATAAAAAGCGTACTTttgtacttaattatttttatcacttaatcaaaattatagaaagttaaactttttaattttattatcttagGTGGAATAAccataaaatattgatatatgcGTGAATACTTAAGCTAAATTAAGTAAATTAATATTGgagagataaaaagaaaatacaatatGAAGTTTTTACATTGTaccaaaagtaaattaaaactattaatttttcACGTCAGTTCAatgatattataaaaatgtaacgttagtagaaaaaaacaaaaattaaacagattaatattattttcttttaaaataaaacataagtaaatgatacatcttaagaattaaattaaaaatcaaacttaaaaaaaatcaccaatcaaaaacagtataaaaaatttaacatgtgAGAGAGTATATGAATATATGATCTAACATGAGAAGGCCATTCcattgtgacacgtggcaatcgTGGATTGGTGAGTAGACGTGGACGGTTTGGCATCACGGTGATCCTGGTTCGAACTTCTTTTCGTTCAGTGCTGAGGAAACGACGTCGGAGCTGGGTTTGGTTGGTTGTGATCTGTGAGGGTAAAGAAGACGATGAGGCCACTCTTTCTGTTCTTCATTCTCTTCTCTTTCACCTATGCCTCCGAACAAATCTTCCCTGCTCATATAGGtcattatcttttctttctccATTCTTTCTTAGGGTTTCAAATTCAATTATTGCCATCGATTCTTCAGATTTCAGAATCATAATTCTTTCagcttttccatttttttttaattttctctgtTGTTGTCATAACAGGTAGTATATTTGGTGGTGCTGGTGCTGGTGCTGCTGCCGGTGGCCGTTCACGGGAACCTAAATACAATATCGAATTCCATCCCCAAGATTCCCCTTTTGTCCCTGTGAGTTTCTTTATGTTTACTATTGTTAGGGTTGCTATACTGCACTTTAAGTGAGTGTTCCCTGCCCCCTTGGTTTTGGAAAGGAAGTAGAGGTTTTCACGGAGTTTGCACTCTCATGCATGGATAAGTATTGTGTGTCTCTTGGACGATCAAATACGTTTGTGATTGGAATAATATTTACAGTTTATTTTGGTAATACTGGTTCTGAAAACCCAAAGTACTAATCGAAGAGATTGGAAATAAGAGTGCATGGTTCTTTTTGATGGATTAGGAATTAAATGTCCTGTTTGTTTTACTGCAAACATTCATTTGTGATAAACAAACATGTCTTTACTAGTGTGCATCGTGTTTGGTTAATTTTTGAGGTggatgaaattaattttgttgagaAGATGTTAGGATCTAATTGCATGGTATGAGTTCTTTGAAAGGAAATATTTTAGCTTTAAAGGCAAATATAATTGATTGAGGGTTGAacctacaaaatttttaaaaacatcttAGTTTACGATACACAGTCAGTGATTCTTCTTCACCATCCAAGCGATTAAATTCTTCTAGAGTCTAAACTCACTTTCAACATATCATTCCcaaatacaatttaattatttttaaacatcaaTTGTTTCAACACTGGTTATTTCTATCACAGTTCTTTGAAAATCAATTCTATAACAAAACAATCTAATATAAATAGTACAGACCCAAAATAGTTTAACTAGTTTGACTGACAACTCAGTAACTCACAATTTATGGTGGTTGCCTTTTAACGAACATACTAGGCTTTTTAAGTTCCTTTCTAAGCCTCTGGGCATAActggattttttcttttcaggaTAAAGTCAATTTCAACTTTATATATGTTTATCTCATGACCTGCTGATAAGAATTTGTGATACTTCATTTGCAGGATGATGACCAGGAATCTATAACAATACCAGATAAAAATGGACAGAAGTTTATCTGTTACTTACCTAAGgtggaaaaggaaaaaagtgGAAAGCCTGTTATCCAACACAATGTTAGCAGTATGATTGTTGAAACAGAGAAACGGATTAAGCAGAAGACACCAGATGAACTGCTAGAAGCATTAAAGGGTCCGTGCTTTCTCAGGGttagtatttgagttatttcCAGTGGTGATTTACTAATTACTATTCATGAAGTTTGTGGTCTGGgtatttgggttttgggttttggtgaGTCTTATTTAAACATATGGCATCTATTGTAAATCATTTCCTTACTGGGTGTTTGAATGTGCAGCAAGAAGGTTGGTGGTCATATGAATTTTGCTATCAAAAGAAGTTGCGGCAACTACATTTGGAAGATGATAAGGTACCCTCTTGATTGCATTCAGTTTTGGCCCTTCATGGGTGTTTGTATAAACTTCTCTTTGCTCCGTCCTCTCTTCAGCAGCTCAAAGTGATGATGTATTTGTTAGGGGAATTACATTCTTGAATAAGTTTAAGAAGTACTGACTGAGACACATATGGATACGACACTGACATGGATACCAGGACACGACTAATGTTCAAAAGTGATACTGCTGATTACGCgcttacacacacacacacacatatatatatatatatatatatatatatatatttatttatttatttatttattgacgTGTGATAGAGACATACAGTGTATCTGTATGAAATTTATACTCCCCAACATAAAGCATGTTGCTCACTGGACAAGAAAATTTATCTCTTAATGGGACACTTTTGTTCCTGCGTAAAAGGAGAGGATCCAATATTTCTTGATAACATCCTTGTTCAATTTTCCTTGCCGTAATTATTGATTGTAGAAGTTAGTCTATAAATCGTACATTCAAAAGACCTATCTtttagtttctcaattttatcGAAGTGCATTTTAGCAGGTTCAACTGTATAATAGTggatatgttttattattattatttagaaacttGTAAAATCATATATCCATGTATCTTAATCAGTgtaaatttttccttttcacaGATCGTCCAGGAGTTTATCTTGGGAGAGTATGATCCGGAGGCTACAGCTGCATTTAACCAAAATCTTTCCGACATTTCTACATTGAAGGATCCCCGTTCAAAAGATGCATCTCAAAGGTACCTTATCGATGTCTGTTTCTAAGTGCGAGAATTGGGTTAACTTGGAGAAATGGTTTCACATGATATATGCTGTGGATGACTGAATGATCAAAACAAATAcgtaattatataatattctttCAGGTATCATGCTCATCAATATACTAACGGAACCATGTGTGATCTTACAAATAGGCCAAGAGAGACCGAGGTATGAAATTGCAGAATTGGGTCTTTTTCTTCCTTCCCTCATCATattgatttcatatttttattttaggtgAGGTTTGTATGCTCCGAACCCAGAACGATGATTAGTTCAATCACTGAGATTTCCACTTGCAAGTATGCACTTACAGTGCAATGTCCGACGCTATGCAAGCACCCGTAAGTCCTCTGCGCATCTTTCTTTGAAGTTTTTTGTCTCATCACTATATCTAAGTTTTATGCTATTAATGTTTCGGCAGATTGTTTCAAGAGGAGATACCAGTATGGCACACCATCGATTGTAATGTGCTCCCAAAGAAACACATGGGTTCCGAAGTGAGGCAAGAAAACCTAAACATGGAGATTGTTATGGTCACAGATtcagaaaataatgactcagaATTAGAACAATGATATAAATGTACAGAAAAAAACCGTAGGGAAAGTAAGTGACATGTATTTTCTACAGTAAAGGAACATCTATTTTCTATTAGCCTATGGCTAGGTGGGAGACTAGGTCATGTCTCCCATCATGGAAAACAAGTTTTACAAAGTTAGGTTTTTGTTCAAATTCAGATTGGTCGTTGAAATTTTCTgctctctttttccttttcccaGTCTTTCTggtatttatcttttttaattctcaCTCCGTTTTTTTCTCCTTATCGTCTTTTAGTCTTTTCCATTCTACATTAACCACTGTCTGTGTTTGGATTTTCGTTGGAAAATTAATTTGAGTTCAACTCAATgggagtgaaaaaaaaaaacaatttgtcgtaattcttaaattaattttattttgaggtGAATATTCTTTTAACTGGATTTAAAAAGTGTTAATCACACTTGAGAGTTGATTTGGGTATTCCATCTAAAATTCAATCACACTCTACGTTGGTCTTTCGTCATTTCcttttcttcacaaaatttgtaaattttgcTCATGAAACACCTTATTGATGAAACTAGGTGTCCCTAGCCATCGGATACATAACCTACTTTTTCACCTAGCGAGAGCCTTTCAGTTGAGGCAAATTGATCGATCTGGATTAGTTTAATCTGAAAGTTACCGATCTCAGAtactttctaaaaaatattacagATAAGGTCAAACACGACTTCACTTAAAATTAACCCAACTAAACTATGAACTAGGTGAGAGAATAACATTTCTGAATTTACAAAATCTagtaaaaatgtgaaaaattcattttaagaatctaattattaaattttaaaatcttttaagaGTGTAAAACAACCTAccctaaattaaattttgaataaacaTTTCATGTTTTGTTACCATTTTAGAAGATAGGATCTGTgtatggaaaaagaaaaaataacttcGAAATTTGTAAAAGATATTACGGACAGAAAGCTAAAGAAAGAAGgttattaagaaaataagaagaCGGAAAAACGAAAATGATCTACCGGCTTTGACGATGAAGTTGTTCATAAGAACGTAAATGAAATGCAATGaaagtaatttcttttaatattccttatatatatatatatatatatatatatatatatattagaacgACAAAATTCCAAATAATGAAGTTGATCCTTAAAGTTagacatgaaaaaaaattaggctAGTTTAGGTTCTCACAATGATTGTTTTtcgtaattttaatattttacttttcaattttttttttcatacatgtcaaccaaatcataaaaaaatgacataAGATAAACACGTCAAATTCGTTATCTATCAGCGGAAGGACAATGTGCTCGTTGGGTGGAGTTTTTATGATACTATTTACATCAAGCTCCCACGAGCATCAAATACGTTGTTATCTATATCAACCTGCTATTTACATAAACTGCTCaatattattctaaatatttttttattttttattataaataatttgttttcctAGTGGGAAGCAGTTTGAAGCAGGGCCAGGTACTCGGTTATGGCTTCTCCTTCTACATTAACTTCAATGTCATAATCAGCCAAGGCATCTGCTTTTGCAATATCTGCAGAGAGCTCATCTTCCATTTCTTTATCTCGTTCTGTTTTACTGTCTTCAACCTCATCCGTCGTGTTTAGATGATCATCAGAGTTAACATTGTTAGGTAATGGAGCAGATGAAGTAGCACCACCATTGGAGGTGCCCGTTGAATCTGTATTGGGTTCAATCCCAGGTTGTGCTGTCAGTCTTAGCAACACTTGTTCGACACCACCTCCGGCCTCAAAAGCAGCAACAACTACAAAGAAGCAGCAGTATCAGAATAACCCTATATATGCATAAAACTTTGTATAATGTGACTTGAATATCTGTATAAACTTGTATACCTCTTGCTCTATCAAAACCCATTCGCACAACTTTCTCAATTTCATAATCTTTTGCTTGTTTTTGTCTCTTCCTTTTCCTTGACTCGATCGCAACCTTCATATTCATGATAGTAAGTAGGAAAATTGTTTTAAGTGACAGAATTTTGTTAAGACAAATACTAACCTGTAAAGCAGAATTAGTTTCAGGATTCGTCAAATCATCCAATGCTTTCTGagtatcattttcattttgtctAAGGGCTTCAGCAGCAAGCTCCTTGTCAAACCTGCCAGAATAGCAGTGTCAATTCTGATGACTAGTTCGATTATGCAAAAGCAGCATTATAATACTAGAAGAATAAACCTGAAATTCATCCCTGAAGTAGTATCCTCTCTCATATGTTATGTATCAAGTATTACAAGTTATGCATGCTAAGTATCATGTTAATGCAAGGATAGATGTCCGGCACGAATAAATAAATTCTAAGTGCCACAAGCCTAGGTACTTACAATACGTTCCAAAAAAGTATCCCCCCTTATAGACCAATGTTTACAATACGCATGAACAAATATCAATACTCACAATACAGAACATAAATAGCCCTTACCCAATAGAGACCAATTCATTCAATCTCTCTAGATCCACAGCTTTCTTTAAGGGTGTCATTCCATATCGCTTTTGTTCCCTGGGAACAAGCTATTTAGAAAgagaaacacaaaaagaaaataaagcagATAAACATTAACTCACTTAATTTCATTTCTTCTCCTCACATCCTCCTCCCGCTTTTGCAATTTCTTTGCTTTCTCCTCAGCAAGGAAATCAATGGCACCTCCAACATCTTGATTGTTCATCCGCAATGCTCGCTTTGCATCGCGTTCAACATAGCCCATGCTCATAACAAATGATAAGGCTTCATCTGACACTTGCAGCTGCAACAGAAAAGAGCATTGCTTACTAGAGAAAACGAGGCAGGGGTCATACAAAACAAAACTGTATATATCAATCAATTTCAAAAACATTTGAAGCCAGAGGGATCCTAACTATCTACTGTtaacttcaaaattttaaatattaaactcCTTATACAAGGTCAAGCTTCAGCCACTTCATCTAATTTAATGTGCATTTTGTAAGATTATCATATATGACAACAGCTACGAGAAACTGATGTAACATACATACAAATTATTCATAACTAAAACAATAtaagattttgaaaattaagatAGTAATTTACAAGCTTAGGGGTGGTTACATGCTAAACTAGAGTGAGATAAGTCAACTGATGcacaaatttaattatctttatgaTACGGCAGAGAAATTTTATTGTATCAACATATAGTCCAAACCCATCACATGAAACCTGCTAATGACAGCTCCTATTAAAGTCTCTTCCTGTAAGGCTGAGAGTGTCTTTCAATTTCCACATggttaatataatatcatactagcaaagaaatataatagtctatataaaatttggataaaacatttatatcatgttaagaataatttataatgtaaataattatgagTTCTGATTATGGTATACACACAcgtatattaaaaataacattgtttatacaatatatatatatatatatatatatatatatatatatatatatatatatatatatataagacaaTATGACAAGaatacttaaaaggaaatttGAAACTCTTGTCTAACTCCAACAAATGTGTAAAATGTTGTCTATATTTCTTCTATCCAATTTATCGCACTTTTACAAACCTGTTCAAACTTAGCTCTTGCAGAGGCTAATGCTTTTCTGGATTTCTCTAACTGGCCAGTATGATATGCCACTACCCCTTCAAGCAGCTCTAGTCTCAAATGCCTATAAACCAAACAAATTCATTTACaggatgaagaaaaaaattagctATTTATATTTCACCACATACATATTGAGTGTTTTAAGGGGGAAAAAGCAAGGGAAACAACTCACAATGCAAGTTCTGGAAATCGACCACCTTGTAAGAGCCTCAGGCGAAGAGAATCCTTTCCATGAGCCCGTTCAATTCCTATCCTAGCTATTTCAAGACGCTTTCCTGCGTCTGCGAGCCATCTGATGTCTCGTATCATAAAATAGCACCATACCATGTCTATTTGTAGTATAGGAACATTGTCAATAAGCTGAAGAGACAAAATTTGTATTAGactcaaaacaaaaacatatgtattaaaaaatttggctcttctaatttttttttttttttttgtgggggGAACTATAGAGGAAAAAATACAGTTATAAACAATTAATAGAAGAATCAACACTCAAAATCTGCTACTTTGACACttcaacaaatatttataactaCGTATTTTCTCTGTCTCTGACTTCAGAGGATTTCAATCCTATATTCCCTCTAAAGATCTGTTTCCTAAGCAATCAAAGAGCTTCATTACAAAATGCATACATGCAACAAAATATTGCCAACGACAAGTAATTTTCagcaaaagaaaaggaataggTAGCTAAAACACAGTTTTCAGTGAAATAAGTACACAATTAGACTAAATCATGCCCCATTTCTTTACTTGAGTAAATAATTTGCAACAAAATTCTCTCATGGGCCCAAATGAGGATAACGTTTGAATAAATTACTCACCTCAATGACTTTTGAATCACAAAGAGAGAACGACTCCtgcaaaaataaatgaaattttgaattaagagtgaaattaataaaaaaaaatcactatcCAAGCAACACGGAAGAGAGGCCATGCGCGCAATTTCatgatttatatataagtaattttctgccaaaataataataataatatagcaAAAATACTACTCAAAATGTCAAGGTTAAAGAAAGACAGTAAAAATGTCACAGAAACTATAACCACAAACTCTTGCCCTGACAAAGGCTACTTCCTTCACCACACAATGCTCATAAGTCAGTGCCTATTCGTCACGTATCATTGAGCATAATGATGGTGAGTTACACCGAGCAGCAGTATTGCAGTTCAGGACTCGATTCTCCGGAATTCACCCTGCTTTTTCCCCCGTACAGTAATCCCTCTTAACTGTTTGAATCAGTGGCTTACACTACCCCAACACTCTTTTTCATCCAAAAAGTACATTGCAACAAGTTTAAAAGGCAAGTGTAGAGA
Encoded here:
- the LOC114162243 gene encoding protein OS-9 homolog, producing the protein MRPLFLFFILFSFTYASEQIFPAHIGSIFGGAGAGAAAGGRSREPKYNIEFHPQDSPFVPDDDQESITIPDKNGQKFICYLPKVEKEKSGKPVIQHNVSSMIVETEKRIKQKTPDELLEALKGPCFLRQEGWWSYEFCYQKKLRQLHLEDDKIVQEFILGEYDPEATAAFNQNLSDISTLKDPRSKDASQRYHAHQYTNGTMCDLTNRPRETEVRFVCSEPRTMISSITEISTCKYALTVQCPTLCKHPLFQEEIPVWHTIDCNVLPKKHMGSEVRQENLNMEIVMVTDSENNDSELEQ
- the LOC114164707 gene encoding NEDD8 ultimate buster 1; translation: MAKLKIGGTWAGVVEEVDLHAWTLAMLRDCVAERSNSPSQSINLICAGKILRDDAVPPQTLSQLGIKNNAKILATRASSPQQGISLVAQEERCSRLARIRAAATAMAERHSDGALPIEDFNIEVEDQSGQKVRLGSETDQRAVMMGLMLHAKGKKLIKQGNYKDALEVLSMGEESFSLCDSKVIELIDNVPILQIDMVWCYFMIRDIRWLADAGKRLEIARIGIERAHGKDSLRLRLLQGGRFPELALHLRLELLEGVVAYHTGQLEKSRKALASARAKFEQLQVSDEALSFVMSMGYVERDAKRALRMNNQDVGGAIDFLAEEKAKKLQKREEDVRRRNEIKEQKRYGMTPLKKAVDLERLNELVSIGFDKELAAEALRQNENDTQKALDDLTNPETNSALQVAIESRKRKRQKQAKDYEIEKVVRMGFDRARVVAAFEAGGGVEQVLLRLTAQPGIEPNTDSTGTSNGGATSSAPLPNNVNSDDHLNTTDEVEDSKTERDKEMEDELSADIAKADALADYDIEVNVEGEAITEYLALLQTASH